Proteins from one Argopecten irradians isolate NY chromosome 15, Ai_NY, whole genome shotgun sequence genomic window:
- the LOC138309665 gene encoding FMRFamide receptor-like encodes MADNTTMAIFNISLAPTDLAASLMEPDNKEQLRVTRLIVQNILVPLVVALGLSGNILSIIVLTHRSMRTSTNCYLATLAIFDTLYLLMSFSLSFKHYGDIGDFRVYKYWFPVARVLTDICGNVSVCLTVTFTVERYIAVCLPMRGHVICTPERARIIAVLVVMFALASTSPEFFEWEVSEKTINNVTTVKVTATEFGESNSYRVGYYWYLVVMFTFIPLLCIWTFNSILIYTVWKATMLRRRMTHVVSNRTHGERQQGEQQRITLMLISVGIVFIVCQIPSAFLIIYNAYLEHADIIPTKSEINSMRIAGNVTNLLLLLNAAINFMLYSVMSTKFRRVFLRVVCRPCYGKKNKFNYTEYSYVTNQTSTRRCSHFRSTYDNRIHRDENATLGALLPQSRDARRSWSPGRSLGNLHYSSDSLHLDTTPTKNASNGRSRSKNSMLDTNI; translated from the coding sequence ATGGCGGATAACACAACAATGGCGATATTCAACATATCCCTGGCTCCAACAGATTTGGCGGCTTCACTTATGGAGCCTGACAATAAGGAACAGCTCCGGGTGACCCGTTTAATCGTTCAGAACATCCTCGTCCCTCTCGTCGTCGCTCTAGGGTTGTCTGGAAACATTCTTAGCATCATCGTACTAACTCATCGATCCATGCGGACGTCCACGAACTGCTATCTAGCAACACTGGCAATCTTTGACACGCTTTATTTACTTATGTCTTTCTCCCTTAGTTTCAAACATTATGGTGATATAGGAGATTTTCGTGTTTATAAATATTGGTTTCCGGTGGCGCGAGTGTTAACGGATATCTGCGGAAATGTGTCTGTCTGTCTCACAGTGACTTTTACTGTAGAACGATATATTGCTGTCTGTCTCCCTATGAGAGGTCACGTGATATGTACACCAGAAAGGGCGCGAATCATAGCGGTCCTGGTGGTTATGTTCGCGTTAGCATCAACGTCACCTGAATTCTTTGAGTGGGAAGTATCGGAGAAAACTATAAACAACGTCACGACTGTTAAAGTGACAGCCACAGAATTCGGGGAGAGTAATTCTTACAGAGTTGGGTATTACTGGTATCTAGTAGTCATGTTTACATTTATTCCACTTTTGTGTATCTGGACTTTTAACTCCATTTTGATTTATACTGTCTGGAAAGCGACCATGCTGCGTCGGAGGATGACGCATGTGGTGTCAAATCGAACGCACGGAGAACGCCAACAAGGAGAGCAACAGAGAATCACACTAATGCTTATAAGTGTTGGTATAGTATTCATAGTCTGTCAAATTCCGTCAGCtttcttaattatatataacgcTTATCTAGAACACGCAGATATCATCCCAACAAAATCCGAAATTAATAGTATGAGGATCGCTGGTAATGTGACAAACCTGCTTCTGCTGTTAAATGCCGCTATAAATTTCATGTTATATTCTGTCATGAGCACTAAATTCCGCCGTGTGTTTTTACGTGTTGTGTGTAGGCCATGTTATGGcaagaaaaacaaattcaattATACAGAATATAGTTACGTCACAAATCAGACGTCTACAAGACGTTGCTCACACTTCCGGTCAACGTACGATAACCGGATACACAGGGACGAAAACGCTACATTAGGGGCACTTCTTCCTCAGTCCAGAGACGCTAGGAGAAGTTGGTCACCCGGAAGGAGTTTAGGAAATCTTCACTATTCCTCAGATTCTTTACATTTAGACACTACGCCTACAAAAAATGCGTCAAATGGCCGCTCACGCAGCAAAAATAGCATGTTGGATACAAATATTTGA